In the Synechococcus sp. Nb3U1 genome, one interval contains:
- a CDS encoding potassium channel family protein, translating into MNSLIIVCGLGRTGLNIFRLLQQQGAQGARVRGISDMPIEGENIVIGDPRRAETLIAAGIQRAHTLVLAGADHTLNLAILTQARVLNPRIRIIDRILDTHLGEHLDRILPDHFTLSVAALAAPIFTFAALGSRAIGQLQLFDQTWPIHEEVITPDHPWCGRRMNEFWDDKNRMLIYYLSARDPIDLVSAVIQERVLQPGDRLLIGNKPAQVYRRRPWQERLRKLWKGIQRLKHHDQPILAVTLTLLLTIFLATGTYLAVNLETPFVDALYFSVGMITGAGGKEEVAEAAPAGIKLFTAVMMLVGAGIIGICYALLNDFILGSRLRQVWDVARAPQKGHYIICGLGGIGINIASQLQASGYEAVVIERDSECRFLSSAREQRIPVLIADASLSDTLTAAHIQQAEALIAVTSNDTVNLQVALAAKGLAPRIPVVVRTHDPDFARQVQQVFEFEAVLSPAELVAPTFAAAALGGKILGNGLVGNQLWVALGTLITRNHSFFGRQIKELAAAVDLVPLYIERATGRVHGWELLITALQEEDVLYLTIPAAQLDHLWRSASSSAHPQYREQDPQWVSPMEGLAEA; encoded by the coding sequence ATGAATTCCTTGATCATTGTGTGTGGATTGGGCCGCACCGGTTTGAACATTTTTCGGCTTTTGCAACAGCAGGGGGCACAGGGAGCCCGGGTGCGGGGCATTAGCGATATGCCCATAGAAGGCGAGAACATTGTGATCGGGGATCCGCGCCGGGCAGAAACCTTGATTGCCGCCGGTATTCAGCGGGCCCATACGCTGGTGCTAGCGGGGGCAGATCACACTCTAAACTTGGCCATTCTCACCCAGGCACGGGTGTTGAACCCCCGCATCCGCATTATCGACCGCATTTTGGATACCCACTTGGGGGAGCACCTGGATCGGATTTTGCCGGATCACTTCACCCTCAGCGTCGCCGCGTTGGCCGCCCCTATCTTCACCTTTGCCGCCTTGGGCAGCCGAGCGATCGGGCAATTGCAACTGTTTGACCAAACCTGGCCGATCCACGAAGAGGTGATCACCCCAGACCATCCCTGGTGTGGACGGCGCATGAACGAGTTTTGGGATGACAAAAATCGCATGCTGATCTACTACCTTTCGGCACGGGATCCGATCGATCTGGTGTCGGCAGTGATCCAGGAGCGAGTGCTGCAACCAGGGGATCGCCTGTTGATCGGCAACAAGCCAGCCCAAGTGTATCGTCGTCGGCCCTGGCAAGAGCGCCTGCGCAAACTCTGGAAAGGGATCCAACGGCTGAAACACCACGACCAACCCATTCTGGCGGTAACCCTGACCCTGTTGCTAACCATTTTTCTGGCCACCGGCACTTACTTGGCAGTGAACCTGGAGACCCCGTTTGTGGATGCCCTGTATTTCTCGGTGGGCATGATCACCGGGGCCGGGGGGAAAGAAGAAGTGGCAGAAGCTGCTCCAGCCGGGATTAAACTCTTCACCGCTGTGATGATGTTGGTGGGGGCAGGTATCATCGGCATCTGCTACGCCCTGCTCAACGATTTCATTTTGGGATCCCGCTTGCGACAGGTGTGGGATGTGGCGCGGGCGCCTCAGAAAGGCCACTACATCATCTGTGGGTTGGGGGGGATCGGCATTAACATTGCTAGCCAATTGCAGGCCAGCGGCTATGAGGCGGTGGTGATCGAGCGGGATAGTGAGTGCCGCTTCTTGAGCAGTGCGCGGGAGCAGCGGATCCCGGTATTGATCGCCGATGCCAGCCTCTCCGATACCCTAACGGCTGCCCACATTCAACAGGCAGAAGCCCTGATCGCCGTCACCAGTAACGACACCGTGAACTTGCAAGTGGCTTTAGCAGCCAAGGGGTTGGCACCTCGTATCCCCGTGGTGGTACGCACTCACGATCCGGACTTTGCTCGGCAGGTGCAGCAGGTATTTGAGTTCGAGGCGGTCCTTAGCCCGGCGGAGTTGGTGGCTCCCACCTTTGCGGCGGCGGCTTTGGGGGGCAAAATTTTGGGCAATGGCTTGGTGGGCAACCAGCTTTGGGTGGCTTTGGGCACACTGATCACCCGGAACCACAGCTTTTTTGGCCGACAAATTAAAGAACTTGCCGCAGCGGTGGATCTGGTGCCCCTTTACATCGAACGAGCCACAGGCCGCGTTCATGGCTGGGAATTGCTCATCACAGCTTTGCAAGAAGAGGATGTGCTCTACCTCACGATCCCGGCAGCCCAGTTGGATCATCTGTGGCGCTCAGCTTCCAGCTCAGCCCATCCTCAGTATCGAGAACAGGACCCCCAATGGGTCAGTCCCATGGAGGGTTTGGCCGAAGCTTGA
- the corA gene encoding magnesium/cobalt transporter CorA, which translates to MREHAPIVPVLSAPEEEEESYLDYYYDDPGEAPGTLNIDPDAPLPEILLIDYTPERSTCRPLTHLEECRPYLLSPSVAWIDIRGLGSQTVMEQVGHVFGLHPLALEDVVNVPQRPKVEEYEEHLILICRLVQLNKDPEADESLTHSQVSFVLGEQYLLSLQETPDFDVFEPIRERIRTQKGTIRRQGADYLVYALLDMIIDGYFPILEEFGERIETLEEEVMTSPTRRTLEKIQTLKRDLLSLRRAIWPHRDAINILIRDGNPLIRREVRTYLRDCYDHCIQVLDIVETYRELTSSLMDVYLSAISNRMNEVMKFLTVVSSIFIPLTFVAGVYGMNFNPDRSPLNMPELNAYWGYPLCLAIMVCVGGLQIFWFWRKGWFENFSAPKRDPSI; encoded by the coding sequence ATGCGCGAACATGCCCCCATTGTCCCCGTCCTGTCTGCTCCTGAGGAAGAGGAAGAATCTTACCTGGATTACTACTATGACGATCCGGGAGAGGCCCCCGGCACCCTCAATATCGATCCAGATGCGCCTCTGCCAGAGATCCTGCTCATCGACTACACTCCAGAACGGTCGACATGTCGCCCTCTCACCCATTTAGAAGAATGCCGCCCCTATCTACTGTCTCCTTCGGTTGCTTGGATCGACATTCGCGGCCTGGGCAGCCAAACGGTGATGGAACAGGTCGGCCATGTCTTTGGTTTACACCCGCTGGCTCTTGAGGATGTTGTGAATGTACCGCAGCGACCCAAAGTAGAAGAGTACGAAGAGCACTTGATTTTGATCTGTCGGCTTGTGCAGTTGAACAAGGATCCAGAAGCAGACGAAAGCCTTACTCACAGTCAGGTCAGCTTTGTATTGGGGGAACAGTACCTGCTTAGCTTGCAAGAAACCCCCGACTTCGATGTGTTCGAGCCCATTCGAGAGCGCATCCGTACCCAAAAAGGCACCATTCGCCGCCAGGGAGCTGATTATTTGGTCTATGCCCTGCTGGACATGATCATCGACGGCTATTTCCCGATTTTAGAGGAATTTGGGGAACGGATTGAGACCTTAGAAGAGGAAGTCATGACATCTCCCACCCGCCGCACCCTGGAAAAAATCCAAACCCTGAAGCGGGATCTGCTCAGTTTGCGCCGCGCCATCTGGCCCCACCGGGATGCCATCAATATCCTGATTCGAGATGGTAATCCCTTAATTCGCCGCGAGGTACGTACCTATTTGCGAGATTGTTATGACCACTGTATCCAGGTGCTCGACATCGTAGAAACCTACCGAGAACTGACATCTAGCTTGATGGATGTCTATCTCTCGGCAATCAGCAATCGCATGAATGAGGTGATGAAGTTCTTAACGGTGGTCTCCTCGATCTTTATTCCGTTAACCTTTGTGGCTGGGGTGTATGGCATGAACTTCAACCCCGATCGCTCCCCACTCAATATGCCGGAACTCAATGCCTACTGGGGTTACCCCCTCTGCCTGGCCATTATGGTCTGCGTCGGTGGACTGCAAATCTTTTGGTTTTGGCGTAAGGGCTGGTTCGAGAATTTCTCCGCTCCCAAACGGGATCCCTCCATTTAG
- a CDS encoding ABC transporter substrate-binding protein, giving the protein MSITKSSRRQFIQSAAAAASLVAAGGYGLQAKAQSRGPLLVSQGLAPLKYTLSWLPSSMDTPLVTAILKGYFADNGVEVTYERGFGSADSITKIAAGQYDLGEGDPYSMIEFNAKNPDVPLVAIYVHFNRSPFGIYTLEGRGITEPSQLVGKKLGAPAGDAPRRLWPVFAKQVGIDPGSVDWLTMEPQLREPFLIQGRVDAISGFMTSAMPNIVRGGVNLNDITPFFYNDYGLEMYGNAVITRAELLQEKPEELKGFLNGYVKGWQDTIRDTDGNMFALIDKLKEQGQVLDTTIEKLRLTLAMPRLFVTDEVREIGLGDVVPSRMETSIAQVVDGFGLPTKPALEQVFDGSLLPPKSERMIG; this is encoded by the coding sequence ATGTCAATCACAAAATCGTCGCGTCGCCAATTCATTCAATCTGCTGCTGCTGCTGCCTCCCTTGTTGCTGCTGGAGGGTACGGCTTACAAGCCAAAGCCCAGAGCCGAGGCCCTCTTCTCGTTTCCCAGGGACTAGCTCCACTCAAGTACACTCTCTCGTGGCTGCCCTCCTCCATGGATACTCCTCTCGTCACCGCCATCCTGAAGGGCTACTTTGCCGATAACGGTGTCGAGGTGACCTATGAGCGGGGTTTTGGCTCCGCCGATTCCATCACCAAGATCGCGGCGGGCCAATACGATTTGGGAGAAGGGGATCCCTACTCCATGATCGAGTTCAACGCCAAGAACCCGGATGTGCCTTTGGTGGCCATTTACGTCCATTTCAACCGCTCGCCCTTCGGCATCTACACGCTAGAAGGCAGAGGTATTACAGAACCCAGCCAACTCGTTGGCAAGAAGCTAGGAGCACCGGCAGGGGATGCCCCTCGTCGTCTCTGGCCGGTGTTTGCCAAACAAGTTGGCATTGATCCGGGCTCGGTGGATTGGCTGACCATGGAGCCGCAACTGCGGGAACCCTTCCTGATTCAAGGTCGGGTGGATGCCATCAGCGGCTTCATGACCTCAGCCATGCCCAATATTGTGCGGGGTGGTGTCAACTTAAATGATATTACTCCCTTCTTCTACAACGACTATGGCCTTGAAATGTATGGAAATGCTGTCATCACTCGTGCTGAATTATTGCAGGAGAAACCCGAAGAACTTAAAGGCTTCTTGAATGGGTATGTCAAGGGTTGGCAAGATACCATCCGCGACACCGACGGCAATATGTTTGCCCTAATCGACAAGCTCAAGGAGCAAGGTCAAGTGTTGGATACCACTATTGAGAAATTGCGCCTCACCCTGGCGATGCCTCGCCTGTTTGTCACTGATGAAGTGCGGGAAATTGGTTTGGGAGATGTTGTGCCTTCCCGTATGGAAACCTCTATCGCCCAAGTCGTGGATGGGTTCGGTTTACCCACTAAGCCCGCTCTGGAGCAGGTGTTTGATGGCAGCTTGTTGCCGCCGAAATCTGAGCGGATGATCGGTTGA
- the argS gene encoding arginine--tRNA ligase, with protein sequence MAPQPQSTSLIRFLSAAVSEAIQRAAEAGQLGSLAAGALQPLAPNQTSPVVPVIQIPNDTRYGDYACPTALGMAKLCRMAPAQIARTIVAHLDLPNVETSVAGAGFINFRLGDPFLAERLQELLSLGGDFGKTTAPQPERILLEFVSANPTGPLHVGHGRWAAVGSTVANLLRWTGHQVDREFYINDAGNQMQILGKSLAVRVKQLQGEEIPLPDDAYRGSYLVDLAKRLLEQVQAGICPLPTTLEEYTNFAYREMLAWQKNTLQQLQTEFEQWFSERRLHTPDPETGLSAIQQSLQELQKRGFLYRAKAPRGEDPKPNAEEAIYFKTQEFGDDKDRVVQKADGSVTYLAADIAYHRDKVRRGYQRLINILGSDHHGYIGRLNAAVGAFSLDVKLEILIGQFVKLFKTDPETGEKTEVRMSKRTGNFVSLNDLIEDPDIGVGADAARWFLLSNSMDSPINFDLDLAVKQTFDNPVVYVHYSHARCCTLLRRLQEEEKVELIPNVSISDKGELPYKEPEERALLLHLLALPDELIVAAEERAPHKIIRYTEAIAADFNKFYDNCRILPLLQEDPVLAQARIQLVQATRQVLFNLLTGILGLSAPESM encoded by the coding sequence ATGGCACCCCAACCCCAGTCCACTTCTCTGATTCGGTTTCTCAGCGCCGCGGTATCTGAGGCCATTCAACGGGCGGCAGAAGCAGGCCAACTGGGATCCCTGGCTGCTGGGGCCTTGCAGCCCTTGGCTCCGAACCAGACTTCCCCAGTGGTTCCTGTCATTCAAATCCCCAACGATACCCGCTACGGCGACTATGCCTGCCCGACGGCCCTAGGGATGGCGAAGCTCTGCCGCATGGCCCCAGCCCAAATTGCCCGGACAATCGTCGCACACCTAGACTTACCCAATGTGGAAACCAGTGTGGCGGGGGCTGGGTTTATCAATTTTCGGCTCGGGGATCCCTTTTTGGCCGAACGCCTACAGGAGTTGCTGAGCTTGGGGGGTGATTTTGGCAAAACCACCGCACCTCAGCCAGAGCGTATTTTGCTAGAGTTTGTCTCCGCCAATCCGACAGGGCCTTTGCATGTGGGGCACGGGCGTTGGGCGGCTGTGGGTTCTACCGTGGCCAATCTGCTGCGCTGGACAGGGCATCAAGTGGATCGGGAGTTTTACATCAACGATGCCGGCAACCAAATGCAGATTTTGGGCAAGTCTTTGGCTGTACGAGTGAAGCAGCTACAGGGAGAAGAAATTCCCCTACCAGACGATGCCTATCGGGGATCCTATTTGGTGGATTTGGCCAAACGGCTCCTGGAACAAGTGCAAGCCGGGATCTGCCCCCTGCCCACCACCCTGGAGGAGTACACCAATTTTGCCTATAGGGAAATGCTCGCTTGGCAAAAAAACACCCTCCAGCAACTGCAAACGGAGTTTGAACAATGGTTTAGCGAGCGCCGCTTACACACCCCTGATCCCGAGACAGGCCTGAGTGCCATCCAGCAATCTTTGCAGGAATTACAGAAGCGCGGCTTCCTCTATAGAGCCAAAGCCCCGCGCGGTGAGGATCCCAAACCCAACGCTGAAGAAGCCATCTATTTCAAGACCCAAGAATTTGGTGACGACAAAGATCGGGTGGTACAAAAAGCCGATGGCTCAGTGACCTATTTGGCTGCCGATATTGCCTACCATCGAGATAAAGTGCGGCGTGGCTATCAGCGGCTGATCAACATTCTCGGCTCGGATCACCACGGCTATATCGGTCGGCTGAATGCAGCGGTGGGAGCTTTTAGTTTGGATGTCAAGTTAGAGATTTTAATCGGTCAATTTGTCAAATTATTTAAGACAGATCCAGAAACGGGCGAAAAAACCGAAGTGCGTATGTCCAAACGTACCGGCAATTTTGTCTCTTTAAATGATCTGATCGAGGATCCCGACATTGGGGTAGGAGCCGATGCCGCCCGCTGGTTTTTGCTCAGCAACAGCATGGATAGCCCGATCAATTTCGACTTGGATTTGGCCGTCAAACAAACCTTCGATAACCCGGTGGTGTATGTTCACTACAGCCATGCCCGCTGCTGTACCCTACTGCGGCGACTACAGGAAGAAGAAAAAGTAGAATTGATCCCGAATGTATCCATATCAGACAAGGGAGAGCTCCCCTACAAAGAGCCGGAAGAACGGGCCCTATTGCTGCACCTTTTGGCCTTGCCGGATGAGTTGATTGTCGCCGCCGAAGAACGCGCCCCCCACAAAATCATTCGCTACACGGAAGCAATTGCTGCTGATTTCAACAAGTTCTACGACAACTGCCGCATTTTGCCGCTCTTGCAGGAGGATCCCGTTTTGGCGCAGGCCCGCATTCAGTTGGTACAGGCCACGCGACAGGTATTGTTTAACTTGCTCACGGGCATTCTCGGGTTGAGCGCCCCCGAGTCGATGTAA